The Cognaticolwellia beringensis genome segment CTCACTTTTTAAATAGTGACAGAATAAATTATTACGCGATTTTGAACGATAAATCCCGTATAATGCCGCCGATTTTCGACTTTAGGAGAAAAATGTATGCAGGAAAGCATTCCAGTCATCACTATTGATGGACCAAGTGGTGCGGGTAAAGGAACTGTTGCACGTATTGTCGCTGAACAACTCGGTTGGCATTTATTAGACAGTGGCGCTATTTATCGCGTTTTAGCGGTAGCAGCTCAACACCATAATATTAGTGTTGAAGATGAAGAGTCCTTATTGCCGATAGCGGCTCATCTCGATGTACAATTTCAAATATGCAGCGTAGGTGAGGGTAAAGTCATTTTAGAAGGCGAAGATGTTTCAAATGCAATACGTACAGAAGAAATTGGCGCTTTAGCGTCAAAAGTGGCGGCATTTCCTCGTGTTCGTGAAGCATTACTTAGACGCCAACGCGCTTTTAAGGTTACACCCGGCTTAGTTGCTGATGGTCGTGACATGGGCACTATCGTATTTGCTGATGCGCCAGTTAAAGTATTTTTAACGGCCAGTGCCGAGGAAAGAGCACAAAGAAGATTTAATCAGTTGAAAGGGAAGGGCTTTGATGTTAAAATCGGGCGCCTTTTGGATGACATACGTCTAAGAGATGAGCGAGATCAAAACCGCAAGGTGGCGCCGCTTATCCCTGCAGAGGGTGCATTAATTATTGATTCTACTGAACTTTCTATTGATGAAGTGGTTAGTAAAATCCTTTCATTTTGTAATGAAAAATTAATGTAAGCTGAAAATTAACCTATGCCTACTGTAAGGATGCACTGGGCAATTATTTAATTACCCCATGAAACAATGATGTTGACTGGATTAATAACTGAGTTTATATACAAGTTATGACTGAAAATTTTGCACAACTTTTTGAAGAAAGTTTAAAAACAATCGAAACTCGTCCTGGTTCAATCATTAAAGGGACTGTAGTTGCCATCACAAAAGACAACGTTTTAGTAGACGCTGGCTTAAAATCTGAATCTGTTATTTCAATTGACCAATTCAAAAGCTTAACAGGTGAAGTTGAAGTATCTGTTGGTGATGAAGTTGACGTGTCACTTAAAGCTACAGATGATGGTTTCGGTGAAACTATTCTTTCTCGTGATGACGCAAAACGTCATGAAGCATGGCAAGTGCTTGAGAAAGCATATGAAGAAAAAGAAACTATTATCGGTGTTATCAACGGTAAAGTTAAAGGTGGTTTCACAGTTGAAGTTAGCAACATTCGTGCTTTCTTACCTGGTTCACTAGTAGATGTGCGTCCAATTCGTGACACTACTCACCTTGAAGGTAAAGATTTAGAATTTAAAGTTATTAAGCTTGATCAAAAGCGTAATAACGTTGTTGTATCTCGTCGTGCTGTTATCGAATCAGAAAGCAGTGTTGAACGTGATGAACTTCTTGCTTCTCTTGCTGAAGGCATTGAAGTTAAAGGTATCGTTAAGAACCTTACTGACTACGGTGCATTCGTAGACTTAGGCGGCATTGACGGCCTACTTCACATCACAGATATGGCTTGGAAACGTGTTAAGCACCCAAGTGAAATCGTAAATGTTGGTGATGAAATTCAAGTTAAAGTATTGAAATTCGATCGTGAGCGTACTCGTGTATCTCTAGGTATGAAGCAGTTAGGCGAAGATCCATGGGTTGCTATCGCTAAACGTTACCCTGAAGGCGCTAAGCTTACAGGTCGCGTAACTAACTTAACTGACTACGGTTGTTTCGTTGAAATCCAAGAAGGCGTTGAAGGTCTTGTTCACGTTTCTGAAATGGATTGGACTAACAAAAACATCCACCCATCTAAAGTTGTTAACCTAGGTGACACAGTTGAAGTTATGGTACTTGAAATTGACGAAGAACGTCGTCGTATTTCACTTGGCCTTAAACAATGTATCCCGAACCCTTGGGAAGAGTTTGCTAAGAACTTCAACAAAGGTGATAAAGTATCAGGTAAGATCAAGTCAATCACTGACTTTGGTATCTTCATTGGTCTTGACGGCGGTATTGACGGTTTAGTTCACTTATCTGACATTTCATGGGCTGGCGGTGAAGAAGCTGTTCGTGAGTACAAGAAAGGTGATGAAATCTCAGCTGTAGTACTACAAGTTGACCCAGAGCGCGAGCGTATTTCTTTAGGTGTTAAGCAAACTGAAGATGATCCGTTTAATCAATACCTTGCAGATAACAAAAAAGGTGCTATTGTTACAGGTAAGGTAATTGAAGTAGACGCTAAGGGTGCTAAAATTGAATTAGCCGAAGGCGTTGAAGGTTACCTTCGTGTTGCTGATATTTCACGTGAGCGTATCGAAGATGCGACTACTGAATTATCTGTTGATGACAGCGTTGAAACTAAGTTTGTTGGTGTTGATCGTAAGAACCGCACTATCAGCTTATCAATCAAAGCTAAAGATCAAGCAGACGAGCGTGAAGCTATGGATACATTGAACCAAGCTCCAGAAGAAGATTCTGGTCTAAGTGCAATGGCTGAAGCGTTTAAAAACGCTAAAATTTAATTCCTAGCAATACCAAGTGAAGAAGAACTGCTTTAAGCAGTTCTTCTTAATGTTTAAACCCGATGGCGCGAAGCTATAGTGAACACTGGAGGTCAAATGACCAAATCAGAACTCATTGAAAGATTAGCAGATAAATTAAATCATTTAGCTGCTAAAGATGTAGAACAAGCTATTAAAGAAATTCTTGAAATGATGGCGCAAACTTTGTCGAAAGGCGAGCGTATTGAAATTAGAGGTTTTGGCAGCTTTTCGTTGCATTATCGTGCTCCTCGCGTGGGACGGAACCCAAAAACTGGCGAGTCTGTAGAGCTTGACGGTAAATATGTTCCGCATTTTAAACCTGGTAAAGAATTACGTGAAAGAGTAAATCTTTCAATAGCGTAATTGCAGAATTAATGAATAAACGGCATGCTATGAGCATGCCTTTTTTTTGTGTTGTTTTGGATGAACTATTATGCGACTTTATATTACCGTTATTCTTTTTCTTATCTTACTTGCCATTGCATTTATTTTTGGTAGTCAAAACGATCAAATGCTTAGCTTAAATTATTTGATTGCCAAAACTAATATCTCTGTTGCGACTGCAGTAGGTTTATTTACTGCTATTGGTTTTGTCTTAGGATTATTATTTGTTCTGTTTTGGAAGCTAGTTAGCATGGTAAAACCCAATAAAAAAGATCAAGCTTTAGCAGGAAAGAAGTCTTAGTATGCTAGGTTTATTATTCTTATTGTTACCTGTTGCTATGGGCTATGGTTGGTTTATGGGGCGCAATAGCGTTAAACAAAACGATCATTCTGCCAAACAAGAACTTTCAATTAAATACTCTACAGGTTTAAATTACTTATTTTCAAATCAACAAGATAAAGCGATTGATTATCTGCTCGAAGCCTTAAAAGTTGAAGATGATACCGTAGAAGCTCACTTTGCGATGGCAAATTTATTCAGACGCCGTGGTGAGCTTGATAGAGCGTTGAAAGTACATGAGCATCTAGTACGTCAAAAACACTTACCCAATAGTGCCAAGCAACAAGCGGTATTTGAACTTGCAAAAGATTTTCTCAGTGCAGGCCTTTACGATCGTGCTGAAGATATGTTCCATAAGTTATTAAAGTCAAAAATTTACGGTTTAAAGTCGTTAACTTCTTTAATGCAAATTTATCAATCCACTAAAGACTGGAAGCAAGGTATTGCGCTTAAAAAAGCTATTGCCAAAACCCGTGATATAAAACTCTTACATACGTTAGCTAATTTTTACTGTGAACTTGCCACTTTAGCTTTAGAGAAAGATGAATTTATTGACGTTATTGAGCTTTTAGATAATGCATTAAGTCATGACCCTAACTCATCTCGTGCTAATTGGTTAATGGCACAAATATACGAAAACCATCAACAGTACAATGAAGCTTGCCAATGCTATAAAGCCATTTATGAGCAAGATAAAGAATTTTTCCCTGATGTCATCGAAAAAATGTTTATTTGTTATCAGGCGCTTGATGCAGAAAAAGAATTTTTTCAGTTCATCAGGAAAGTTTATGACGAAACAGGCAGTACCAGTGCGCTGATCAAATATTTAACACATATTGAGCAAGTTAAAGGCGTTAATCAGGCTAAAACTTTTATTCTAACGGCTCTAAAACGTCGACCAACAATTCGTGGATTTAAGCACTTCGTAAAAATGCAAATGGGCGACAGCCAATCTGAAAGTACTTCGGATAATCTTGAAGTTATCACAGAGCTAGTGACGGCCTATTTAAATGTTAAACACCGCTACAGTTGTAGAACTTGTGGATTCAACTCGAGCACGCATTATTGGTCATGCCCATCATGCCATGGTTGGGAACAATTGAAGCCTATACGTGGATTAGATGGTGAATAAAGCCATGCTTCATTCACCGTTTAGGTGTTGTTAGTTATAAAAAGCCTGTTATTTACACAGGCTTTTTGGCGCAAAGTAGCGCAGAATTTTTATTACAATATTACCTATTGAGGAAAACAGCATGAGAGATGCAAAAGTTGTCGTCGCCTTAGATTTTGATAACAAAGTTGAGGCTTTATCTTTTGTAGATAAAATTCAACCCAGCGACTGTCGATTAAAAGTAGGCAAAGAAATGTTTACTCACTTCGGACCTGAATTTGTAAAAGAGCTTGTTAATCGTGGTTTTGATGTTTTTCTTGATTTAAAATTTCATGATATCCCTAACACCGTTGCCAAAGCCGTTGCAGCATCTGCTGATTTAGGCGTTTGGATGGTAAATGTACACGCTTCTGGCGGTCTTAAAATGATGCAACAAGCCAAAGCCGCGTTATTACCGTACGGTGAAAAAGCGCCATTATTGATTGCGGTTACGGTGTTAACCAGTATGGGTGAAGAAGATCTTGCTGATATAGGTATAACTAAGTCACCTGCTGAACATGTTTTGCAGCTAGCCACATTAACTAAAAAGGCCGGTTTAGACGGTGTGGTTTGCTCTGCAATGGAAGCGGAATCATTAAAACAACATTTAGGTAAAGAATTTAAGCTTGTTACGCCAGGTATTCGCCCAGCAGGGAGTAATGCTGATGATCAAAAACGTATTATGACCCCTCGTGAAGCCTTAGATGTTGGTGTTGACTATTTAGTCATTGGTCGCCCGATCACCAAAGCAGACAATCCACATGCTGTTTTACAAGAAATTAACCAATCAATTAGCTAATGCCAATAATTAAAAAATTATTTTTTCCCTGATTGTTTGACAAATAACAACAAGACTTCTAAACCTAATGAAGTGAATTATTATCTATGATGATTCACTTATATGGATATTAATTTTATTAGAAGGAAGGTTATATGAAAAAGCACATCTATTATTCTCTCATTATCTTATTTACAGTAATGTCATTGCCACTTCGAGCTGCAGGTTTCAATCAAGCGCCCGAAGTGATTTCTAACGCAGAAATACAAGTTGTTGATATTAATAAAGCTGATATTGAAACCTTAGTTTTATTGAAAGGTGTTGGGGAAAAAAGAGCAAAAGCAATCGTCGCTTATCGTGAATCAAATGGTCAATTCAACTCGGTTGATGATTTATTGAACGTTAAAGGCGTAGGTGCGCAAACATTACAACTAAATAAAGGAAGGATTAAGTTGTAATTCTTGATAGTTTTGAATACTAGAATAAATTATCAAGCTGTAAAAAAGCCAGTCATATGACTGGCTTTTTTGTTAGCTATTTTTGCCGCTATAATAAGCTATCGAGGGTTAATTCCATCATACCTTTAAAGGTTGTTTCGCGTTCATCAGCCGTGGTTTGTTCACCGGTTTTAATATGATCGCTGACGGTTAATACCGTTAAAGCTTTTTTACCGTACTCAGCAGCGACACCATATAAACCTGCAGCTTCCATTTCAACGGCTAAAATACCGTATTTTTCCATTAGGGCGAACATTTCAGGTTGTGGAGTGTAAAATAAGTCAGAAGTGAAAATATTACCAACACGAATTTTCTTGCCGGTTTTTTCTGCAGTTTTTACTACACTACTCAGTAAATCAAAATCAGCAGTTACGGCGAAATCACAGCCATTTAAACGTGAGCGATTTACATTGGAGTCGGTACTTGCGGACATGCCTACAATGATGTCGAGTAGTTTTATATCATCGCGTACAGCCCCACAAGAGCCAATACGAATAATGTTTTCAACGCCATAGTCTCTATATAATTCTGTTGCGTAGATTGAAATTGATGGAATACCCATACCTGAGCCCATTACGGAAACGGGTTTACCTTTATAAGTTCCCGTGTAGCCAAACATGTTTCGTACGCGAGTGACACATTTTGCGTCATCAAGAAAATTTTCTGCGATATATTTTGCGCGAAGTGGGTCGCCCGGCATAAGAACCGTTTTTGCGAAGTCGCCGTTTTTTGCTTCTATATGTGCTGTTGCCATGAGTGTTAACCTTTTTTAGTGGTGTTCAATC includes the following:
- the cmk gene encoding (d)CMP kinase, translating into MQESIPVITIDGPSGAGKGTVARIVAEQLGWHLLDSGAIYRVLAVAAQHHNISVEDEESLLPIAAHLDVQFQICSVGEGKVILEGEDVSNAIRTEEIGALASKVAAFPRVREALLRRQRAFKVTPGLVADGRDMGTIVFADAPVKVFLTASAEERAQRRFNQLKGKGFDVKIGRLLDDIRLRDERDQNRKVAPLIPAEGALIIDSTELSIDEVVSKILSFCNEKLM
- the rpsA gene encoding 30S ribosomal protein S1 codes for the protein MTENFAQLFEESLKTIETRPGSIIKGTVVAITKDNVLVDAGLKSESVISIDQFKSLTGEVEVSVGDEVDVSLKATDDGFGETILSRDDAKRHEAWQVLEKAYEEKETIIGVINGKVKGGFTVEVSNIRAFLPGSLVDVRPIRDTTHLEGKDLEFKVIKLDQKRNNVVVSRRAVIESESSVERDELLASLAEGIEVKGIVKNLTDYGAFVDLGGIDGLLHITDMAWKRVKHPSEIVNVGDEIQVKVLKFDRERTRVSLGMKQLGEDPWVAIAKRYPEGAKLTGRVTNLTDYGCFVEIQEGVEGLVHVSEMDWTNKNIHPSKVVNLGDTVEVMVLEIDEERRRISLGLKQCIPNPWEEFAKNFNKGDKVSGKIKSITDFGIFIGLDGGIDGLVHLSDISWAGGEEAVREYKKGDEISAVVLQVDPERERISLGVKQTEDDPFNQYLADNKKGAIVTGKVIEVDAKGAKIELAEGVEGYLRVADISRERIEDATTELSVDDSVETKFVGVDRKNRTISLSIKAKDQADEREAMDTLNQAPEEDSGLSAMAEAFKNAKI
- the ihfB gene encoding integration host factor subunit beta; this translates as MTKSELIERLADKLNHLAAKDVEQAIKEILEMMAQTLSKGERIEIRGFGSFSLHYRAPRVGRNPKTGESVELDGKYVPHFKPGKELRERVNLSIA
- a CDS encoding lipopolysaccharide assembly protein LapA domain-containing protein translates to MRLYITVILFLILLAIAFIFGSQNDQMLSLNYLIAKTNISVATAVGLFTAIGFVLGLLFVLFWKLVSMVKPNKKDQALAGKKS
- the lapB gene encoding lipopolysaccharide assembly protein LapB, encoding MLGLLFLLLPVAMGYGWFMGRNSVKQNDHSAKQELSIKYSTGLNYLFSNQQDKAIDYLLEALKVEDDTVEAHFAMANLFRRRGELDRALKVHEHLVRQKHLPNSAKQQAVFELAKDFLSAGLYDRAEDMFHKLLKSKIYGLKSLTSLMQIYQSTKDWKQGIALKKAIAKTRDIKLLHTLANFYCELATLALEKDEFIDVIELLDNALSHDPNSSRANWLMAQIYENHQQYNEACQCYKAIYEQDKEFFPDVIEKMFICYQALDAEKEFFQFIRKVYDETGSTSALIKYLTHIEQVKGVNQAKTFILTALKRRPTIRGFKHFVKMQMGDSQSESTSDNLEVITELVTAYLNVKHRYSCRTCGFNSSTHYWSCPSCHGWEQLKPIRGLDGE
- the pyrF gene encoding orotidine-5'-phosphate decarboxylase; the encoded protein is MRDAKVVVALDFDNKVEALSFVDKIQPSDCRLKVGKEMFTHFGPEFVKELVNRGFDVFLDLKFHDIPNTVAKAVAASADLGVWMVNVHASGGLKMMQQAKAALLPYGEKAPLLIAVTVLTSMGEEDLADIGITKSPAEHVLQLATLTKKAGLDGVVCSAMEAESLKQHLGKEFKLVTPGIRPAGSNADDQKRIMTPREALDVGVDYLVIGRPITKADNPHAVLQEINQSIS
- a CDS encoding ComEA family DNA-binding protein, whose amino-acid sequence is MKKHIYYSLIILFTVMSLPLRAAGFNQAPEVISNAEIQVVDINKADIETLVLLKGVGEKRAKAIVAYRESNGQFNSVDDLLNVKGVGAQTLQLNKGRIKL
- the deoD gene encoding purine-nucleoside phosphorylase, whose translation is MATAHIEAKNGDFAKTVLMPGDPLRAKYIAENFLDDAKCVTRVRNMFGYTGTYKGKPVSVMGSGMGIPSISIYATELYRDYGVENIIRIGSCGAVRDDIKLLDIIVGMSASTDSNVNRSRLNGCDFAVTADFDLLSSVVKTAEKTGKKIRVGNIFTSDLFYTPQPEMFALMEKYGILAVEMEAAGLYGVAAEYGKKALTVLTVSDHIKTGEQTTADERETTFKGMMELTLDSLL